A region from the Bacteroidota bacterium genome encodes:
- a CDS encoding NAD(P)-binding protein, giving the protein MGNTVIVGTGVSGLLSALILTQKKSSTKIYLLDKSSEPGGLLRAFDYGKFGKFDYGMHNMLETSIPELDKLIFDLLPENEWQLLKDNKRDLAGIYFNGKLQKETPYFDLRNLPENEYKKSIADLFGHIEKKVKNNSSDIKNGSAREFAYSRFGKDVAEKTIIPSVEKIHQKSADELDYMATIFTPMTRLALFDEQLVKDLTLSPILRDYIAYVDQRNLPLERSTGRKAYYPIKYGMYRIVEALKNKLEAYGVEFLLESEVKAINSSNNSITEVEVKTPKGDLKITNIDNFIWTGNIPLLGRLMGAKFDGLKNDKPLKTVIISFLLDKKLAMDDLYYFFCYDKKFNTYRLTNFPSYCSGAHWAGGYPISMEFLVSEEFIKSTPSIEKLAEQELFQFGVTQPDTKVLFSKAEVLESGFPMPSLNNINGVKNIRNQIKAMNISNLLTLGILAEDNLFFQTDVLIDTYKKLTQKNGIK; this is encoded by the coding sequence ATGGGTAATACTGTTATAGTTGGCACAGGTGTTTCAGGATTATTGTCCGCATTAATTTTAACTCAGAAAAAAAGCAGTACTAAAATATATTTACTCGACAAGTCATCTGAGCCGGGAGGACTTCTTAGAGCTTTTGATTACGGCAAATTCGGCAAGTTTGACTACGGCATGCATAACATGTTGGAAACATCCATCCCTGAATTAGATAAATTAATTTTTGATTTGCTTCCCGAAAACGAATGGCAGCTTTTAAAGGATAACAAACGAGATTTAGCCGGAATATACTTTAACGGGAAACTACAGAAAGAAACCCCTTATTTTGATTTGCGGAATTTACCCGAGAATGAATACAAAAAATCAATAGCTGATTTATTTGGTCATATTGAAAAAAAAGTAAAAAATAATTCTTCTGATATAAAAAATGGATCTGCTAGAGAGTTTGCCTATTCTAGATTTGGGAAGGATGTTGCAGAGAAAACAATAATTCCGTCTGTAGAAAAGATACATCAAAAAAGTGCCGATGAGTTGGATTATATGGCTACCATATTTACTCCAATGACCCGATTGGCGTTGTTTGATGAACAGCTTGTAAAGGATTTAACACTATCTCCTATATTGAGAGATTATATTGCATACGTAGATCAACGAAATTTACCACTGGAGCGTTCTACCGGTAGAAAAGCGTATTATCCCATTAAGTATGGTATGTACAGGATTGTAGAGGCATTAAAAAATAAATTAGAAGCGTACGGTGTAGAGTTCTTGTTAGAATCTGAAGTTAAAGCAATTAATTCTAGTAATAATTCTATTACAGAAGTAGAAGTGAAAACTCCAAAGGGAGATTTGAAAATTACCAACATTGATAATTTTATTTGGACTGGAAATATTCCATTGCTTGGAAGGCTTATGGGCGCTAAGTTTGATGGGCTTAAAAATGACAAGCCCTTGAAAACAGTAATCATAAGTTTTTTATTAGATAAGAAACTTGCTATGGACGATTTGTATTACTTTTTTTGCTACGATAAAAAATTTAATACTTACCGTTTGACAAATTTTCCTAGCTATTGTTCCGGTGCTCATTGGGCTGGAGGTTATCCGATAAGTATGGAGTTTTTGGTGTCTGAGGAATTTATAAAGTCAACACCCTCCATTGAAAAGTTGGCGGAGCAAGAGTTGTTTCAGTTTGGCGTAACCCAGCCGGATACAAAAGTTTTGTTTTCGAAAGCAGAAGTGTTAGAGAGTGGTTTTCCTATGCCATCGTTAAATAATATAAACGGTGTTAAAAATATTCGAAATCAAATTAAGGCTATGAATATCAGTAATTTGCTAACTCTTGGTATCTTAGCCGAAGATAATTTGTTTTTTCAAACAGATGTTTTGATTGATACATATAAAAAGTTGACACAGAAAAATGGCATTAAATAA
- a CDS encoding class I SAM-dependent methyltransferase, with the protein MALNNEVLDLGNLQFYWRMTTKPNFPTNVVSDFLPFAFTYDASNCLIKQQTNQLVLDSLERIYKENYNVGYLQEGHSLAEAYGNDFIEIIEKSITQYNPTLKEIREIGAGGCYILKKLKSKGYKVSALDPSPVAHEKGKEFGIEVYQEFYPTKSKLPQADMYIHYDVLEHVEDPVGFLAHHYKELSENGLVVFAVPDCTSYIENGDISMILHEHINYYDKESLTIIARKAGFKVHDVVKANYGGVLYCIAQKLNNYKANIDDQLTDVSKFTEFVTKHKKLIVKINSFITNAQQANKSVGFYIPLRSIPYLSILGVKQNIRFFDDDGGIYGKYFDGFPIAVENFADLQKKPVDSLLVLSFAFGEKIKQKVLATISSSIDVKTISNLASE; encoded by the coding sequence ATGGCATTAAATAATGAAGTTTTAGACTTGGGTAATCTTCAATTTTATTGGAGAATGACAACCAAACCTAATTTTCCAACCAATGTAGTTTCGGATTTTCTACCCTTTGCATTTACGTACGATGCTTCCAATTGCTTAATTAAGCAACAAACCAATCAATTAGTGCTTGATTCGTTAGAACGCATTTATAAGGAAAATTACAATGTTGGTTATTTACAAGAAGGACATAGTTTGGCCGAAGCTTATGGAAATGATTTTATTGAAATTATCGAGAAAAGCATAACACAATACAATCCTACATTAAAAGAGATTAGAGAGATTGGTGCAGGAGGCTGCTATATTTTAAAAAAATTGAAATCAAAAGGATATAAAGTTTCTGCACTAGATCCAAGCCCGGTTGCACATGAAAAAGGAAAGGAGTTTGGAATTGAGGTTTATCAGGAATTTTATCCTACCAAAAGTAAATTGCCGCAGGCGGATATGTATATACATTATGATGTACTAGAGCATGTAGAAGATCCGGTTGGTTTTTTAGCCCATCATTATAAAGAATTGTCTGAAAATGGACTAGTAGTATTTGCAGTGCCGGATTGTACTTCTTACATTGAGAATGGAGATATTTCTATGATTCTCCATGAGCATATAAATTACTATGATAAAGAGTCGTTGACTATTATCGCTCGCAAAGCAGGTTTTAAAGTACACGATGTGGTAAAAGCAAATTATGGGGGCGTGTTGTATTGTATAGCGCAGAAGCTTAACAATTACAAAGCCAATATTGATGACCAATTGACGGATGTTTCAAAGTTTACTGAGTTTGTTACCAAGCATAAGAAGTTAATCGTAAAAATTAATTCGTTTATTACTAATGCTCAACAAGCTAATAAATCTGTTGGATTTTATATTCCATTGCGCTCTATTCCATATCTATCGATACTTGGAGTTAAACAGAATATTCGTTTTTTTGATGATGATGGCGGTATTTACGGGAAATATTTTGACGGCTTTCCTATTGCAGTAGAGAACTTTGCCGACTTACAGAAAAAGCCTGTTGATTCCTTATTGGTATTGAGTTTTGCTTTTGGCGAAAAAATAAAACAAAAAGTCCTTGCAACTATTTCATCTTCGATAGATGTAAAAACTATTTCAAATTTAGCCAGCGAATGA
- a CDS encoding formyl transferase — translation MRIAIIGRTEILYKTAQLLHKNGFEIPLIITSKEAPEYKITSADFKELAAQFKAKFIYSPKINLPEIVQQIKEIPKIDIAVSINYSGVIEQEVIDIFPLGILNAHGGDLPKYRGNACQAWAIINGENKIGLCIHRMVGGELDSGDILEKAYFPTTIDTRVGEVYHWIEQITPSLLLEAINKLSKNPNYILEVQSKSPKDALRCYPRNPTDGKINWNDSRENILRLINASSEPFSGSFTYIENKKVVIWRAQLFTDEENYLAVPGQIASINTNDGTICVITGSGKLKISEVEVDGERCAPASVIKSIRTRFL, via the coding sequence ATGAGAATTGCAATTATTGGTCGTACGGAAATATTATATAAAACCGCTCAGTTGTTGCATAAAAATGGTTTTGAAATTCCGTTAATAATTACATCCAAAGAAGCTCCTGAGTATAAAATTACATCTGCTGATTTCAAAGAACTTGCAGCACAATTTAAAGCGAAATTTATTTATTCGCCTAAAATTAATTTGCCTGAGATTGTTCAACAAATAAAGGAAATCCCGAAGATTGATATTGCGGTAAGTATTAATTATTCAGGAGTTATAGAACAAGAGGTTATTGATATTTTTCCGCTAGGAATTTTAAATGCACACGGTGGTGATTTACCTAAATACAGAGGAAATGCCTGTCAGGCTTGGGCAATAATAAATGGAGAAAACAAAATTGGGTTGTGTATTCACCGCATGGTAGGAGGGGAGCTTGATTCGGGCGATATTCTTGAAAAGGCTTATTTCCCAACAACAATTGATACGCGTGTAGGGGAGGTGTATCATTGGATTGAGCAAATTACGCCATCTTTACTACTTGAAGCTATTAATAAACTGTCTAAAAATCCGAATTATATACTGGAGGTGCAATCGAAAAGTCCGAAGGATGCATTGCGGTGCTATCCAAGAAATCCTACAGACGGAAAAATCAACTGGAATGACAGTAGAGAAAATATTCTTAGGTTGATAAATGCATCTTCTGAACCATTTTCCGGTTCATTTACGTATATCGAAAACAAGAAAGTAGTAATATGGAGAGCTCAGTTATTTACTGATGAGGAAAATTATTTAGCAGTTCCTGGTCAAATTGCCTCCATTAATACAAACGATGGAACTATTTGTGTGATTACAGGATCCGGTAAATTGAAGATTTCGGAAGTTGAGGTAGATGGCGAAAGATGTGCTCCTGCAAGTGTTATTAAATCAATAAGAACTAGGTTTTTGTAA
- a CDS encoding glycosyltransferase, translating to MAKINYFIGRFVLKVLSLKHLDRLISLLLIKYIVFKVNRLPKQGVASKPRLFFGPVPIINNKYYSGAMSSLGYKSQTVMTDYYSSINKKADYDIYREDILKEFRLPVFLKQKYSNFLALYFALKNYDIFHLSYFGCFLGKTEYREYEADIFKSCGKKVVIMAYGADSYMYSKVIDPSLRHALLLSYPLGAIDEEAVQKRVAYWQKNADAIVGSIMVDGFGRWDVLTPNYLVIDTQTWAPKRMFNEGDGVNGVVTIVHTPNHRGFKGTEFIKNAVEELQKEGLMVKLILLENIQNDEVKRILFEEADILAEQLFFIGYAMSGIEGMATGLPVLSNLSNENYTLLQKRFSFLNECPVLSTTPETIKENIKQLVKNPSLRKELGVKSRAYVEKYHSYTFIQYLFEKVYDKIWYKKENVDLLNLFHPLNPESYNNKYPNHR from the coding sequence ATGGCAAAGATTAACTATTTTATAGGTCGATTCGTTTTAAAAGTGCTTAGCCTAAAGCATCTAGATAGGTTAATTTCATTGTTATTAATAAAGTATATTGTTTTTAAGGTAAATAGATTGCCAAAGCAAGGAGTTGCATCAAAGCCTCGTTTGTTTTTTGGTCCAGTTCCCATTATTAATAATAAATATTATTCAGGAGCAATGTCTAGTCTGGGCTACAAAAGCCAAACTGTTATGACAGATTATTATTCCTCTATAAACAAGAAAGCGGATTATGATATTTACAGAGAGGATATATTGAAAGAATTCCGACTTCCTGTTTTCCTAAAACAGAAGTATAGCAACTTCCTTGCATTGTACTTTGCACTGAAAAATTACGATATTTTTCATCTTTCTTATTTTGGATGTTTTTTGGGAAAAACGGAGTATCGGGAATATGAGGCGGATATTTTTAAGTCATGCGGAAAAAAAGTGGTAATAATGGCTTACGGTGCAGATTCTTATATGTATTCAAAAGTAATTGACCCTAGTTTGCGTCATGCATTACTTTTGTCTTATCCGCTAGGAGCAATAGATGAAGAAGCTGTTCAAAAAAGAGTTGCCTATTGGCAAAAAAATGCCGATGCAATTGTTGGAAGCATTATGGTAGATGGATTTGGTAGATGGGATGTACTAACTCCCAATTATTTGGTAATTGATACTCAAACTTGGGCTCCCAAGCGTATGTTTAATGAAGGTGATGGAGTGAATGGAGTTGTTACTATTGTTCATACTCCTAATCATAGAGGTTTTAAAGGTACTGAGTTTATTAAAAATGCTGTAGAAGAGTTGCAGAAAGAAGGATTGATGGTAAAGTTAATTTTGTTAGAGAATATTCAAAATGACGAGGTGAAACGTATTTTGTTTGAAGAAGCTGATATATTGGCAGAGCAATTATTTTTTATTGGTTACGCAATGAGCGGAATTGAGGGAATGGCAACAGGCTTGCCCGTGTTGTCTAATCTTTCAAACGAAAACTACACATTGTTGCAAAAGAGATTTTCTTTCTTGAATGAATGTCCTGTTTTATCTACTACACCAGAAACCATTAAAGAAAATATTAAGCAGTTAGTTAAAAATCCGTCTTTGCGTAAAGAATTAGGGGTTAAGAGCCGCGCGTATGTTGAAAAATATCATTCATATACATTTATCCAATACTTGTTTGAAAAAGTTTACGATAAAATTTGGTATAAAAAAGAAAATGTTGATTTATTGAATTTGTTTCATCCTCTGAATCCGGAGTCTTATAATAATAAATATCCTAATCATAGATAA
- the hisH gene encoding imidazole glycerol phosphate synthase subunit HisH, giving the protein MITIVDYGMGNLGSIANMFKKIGAQAEITSDLEKINKAQKLLLPGVGAFDNAMHKINSAGMLPVLNTKVLNEKVPVLGICLGMQLLTNSSEEGQLPGLGWISGKTLSFKKVMNDDKLKIPHMGWSSVKKATSSPLTENFYDDTRFYFVHSYYVKADSRDNVILTTNYFIDFDSALQKDNIFGAQFHPEKSHKFGMRFLENFAKI; this is encoded by the coding sequence ATGATAACCATAGTAGATTACGGAATGGGAAATTTGGGTTCTATTGCCAATATGTTCAAAAAGATTGGTGCTCAAGCTGAGATTACATCAGATTTGGAAAAAATTAATAAAGCACAAAAATTACTTTTGCCTGGCGTTGGGGCATTTGATAATGCTATGCACAAAATTAATTCTGCAGGTATGTTACCTGTTTTGAATACTAAAGTACTTAACGAGAAAGTGCCGGTTTTGGGAATTTGTTTGGGAATGCAGTTGCTTACAAATAGTAGCGAGGAAGGGCAATTGCCTGGTTTGGGTTGGATTTCAGGGAAAACATTGTCCTTTAAAAAAGTGATGAATGACGACAAACTGAAAATTCCACACATGGGATGGAGTTCTGTTAAGAAAGCTACAAGTAGTCCGTTGACAGAGAATTTTTATGATGATACACGATTTTATTTTGTGCATTCGTATTATGTAAAAGCAGATAGTAGAGATAATGTTATTTTAACAACTAACTATTTTATTGATTTTGATTCAGCCCTTCAAAAAGACAATATATTTGGAGCACAGTTTCATCCGGAGAAAAGTCATAAATTTGGGATGAGATTTTTAGAAAATTTTGCAAAAATTTAA